Genomic DNA from Fusarium keratoplasticum isolate Fu6.1 chromosome 2, whole genome shotgun sequence:
ATGAGACCCGTGGATGTGCAAGCTGGTTCAACAGAAGCCAAAAGGGGATCATCCTCCAAGGCCTGGTTCAGTTCCCGCTCCTCGGCTCGGGCGCCAGGAGAAGTTTCCTCGATGGCCGCAGGAAAGGGAGCATCAGTCTGCCGAGCCGAGGCTCCACGTCTGATCCAGAAAGGATTGCTCATGAAAGGCGCCTCGTCCGAAACCATGTAGCGAAACGAACAAGTATTTCTGCTGCCAATGAAGAACATGGGTGAACAGCCAGCCATGACGTCCCAAGTCATCCAGCGAGCCACTGTGTATGGCACGATCAGAGCATATCGGATCCAGGATGCTCGGCGGATTGTGTACCGGAAGATATAGAACATGTAGTGACGGTTGTCGGCGAGGGTGAAGGGGtggatgatggtgttgtACCGAACCACGGCGATAGAGAGAAGGATTGTGGCGAGGATGTAGATTGGCCAGAGgatcttggagttgaagatgaagtctGCCATCTGTAGGGGCGCCGAAAGAGCGGGGGGCGTAGTGTCTGGAGCTCCAGTTCCTGAAGCCCTGGTGGGTGTCTTGATTTTGGAACTACCACTGCTTCGAGATTTGCTTCCCTTACCAACTCTTCCTGTTCCAACGGCTGGCGTGGCGGTAGAGCTGGGCGACTTCCTTGGAATCACTCGGATCAGGGCGTTGATAAAGGGGAGGGCGCAAGGAacaagaagaggcagagaaaagaagccaaagaatgGCCAGATGTAGAGCATCTGCGGCAGATGAATGGTGGCAACGTGGTTGGATTTATCCCCTACTTTCAGTTAGACGTGAGTGCCAAGATAACATGCAAGACTCACCAAGCACAACTCCACCGTTCCAAAAGACAAAGGATCCAAAAGCCGCGAGGACAGCAACGTATGGCCAGATCTGCCTGATGACGCGGATAGGGTTGCAGAGCGCTGCGATGCCTAGGCTTAGAACGCAAAAGATCACCTCTTGTGTCCTGGTCAGCGACTTATTCATCTGCATCTAGAGAACTTGACTCACCATCTGGCCAGAGCAGATTCAGCGGAGGGTCGTGGATATCGCCAAGCGAGTACCTCCATAGATAGTACTTGACCTGTTCAACAAGAGAGGACATGAACGGCTGGTCAACCCGCTCTGGTCGCAATGTCTTGATAGCGTGAACCGCCTCTAGACCTCCCATGTAGACAACCACCCAAAACACATTAGTCTGGCGGAAGAACAAGGTGAAAACCCCAAGAACGACCGTCAAGATATCGTTCAGGGGTGAACTTTGATCTCGTCCAAGGCGATTGAGGTGGTTCAGGTATGCTACCAATACAGCGGCTGTCGAAGCCACGTCGGTATAATACAGccctgagaagaagaacaggAGTGGGAAGAGCGCAATGTTGAACGCGGTGTGAAGTGCGTACTGCGAATGAACGCGCAATCGTATCGAAGAGTGCGCTTCGTACAGACGGCACTCAATCTGATGGCGACATTGCAGAGCCAAATAGGTGAGGAACATCAGGGCGATAGCATTGGTAGCTCGTAAACTGCTTGCATCGCAGACATAGCCTCCAAGAGATCCATTCGGACGTACTACTCCCGGGATcaagagggaaagaagataACTAGCTTTTTGTTAACGTGGTTGAAAAGGGGCACGCAGACGAGACTTACAGCCCTGGAGGCGTTGTGATCTTGTCGTCCCACTCCAGAAACTTGCCCTCACAATACTTTTGCGCTTGGGGAATATGGAAAACCTCATCCTTTCTGGGATTAGTCTCGTGAAATTACCTTGTCACCTATGAGGACTCACTAGGTAGGGCTCTGGGACAATGGCAGAAACGATGTAGAGCCATGAGAAACAAAGGGCGGCAAGAACAAATGGCAGCAAGCCGGCTAACCAGGTCAAGGTTCCTTTAGACTTGCTGAGCACACAGAAGAAGACAGGGAGCACAACTAGGCCGCTTGAAGCCGTCCAGAATGAGAGGCTCTGCGGCTCCATGTTGACAAGTGTCCAACACGAGAGCACACGAGGGAACAGAGAAAGAATTAAAGTAGAAGTAAAGGAAATGTTATCATGAcatgaagaaaaaaaaaaggggcCTTTTCTAGCTGTACGTCGAGTGAGAAAATGAGTGGATGTCTTGAAGCCTGGATTGACTTGAGAGATTGAGATTATGGAGTTGTTAATTGAGCAGGAGAGACAGTGCTTGGCGCATCGTGAGCTGCACTGTGCCCCGGACGCTTGGTCTCCAATTGGAGTCAAATCATCCATTGAGGTTACACCAGCGCATGGCTCTGTGACATGAAAGAATTGCATTGTATCTCATAATTGACAGGCACAATGGATAATCTAATAGACTTTTGGATATACATTCAATTGCTAGACCTGTATTTCCCATTCAGGTCATGGCTGTAATGCgagcagccaagccagcgGCTCAACAACCGCCAGCCAATCACAGCCCGTACATTTCACAGCAAATCATCAAAATTCAAGGCTCAGAACACGTCTATTGGAATATCTTGTACAACCAGAGCCGCCCACGCAACAGAGACGGGCCACTGAATAACGTCTATCGTCCGCATTCCACCATTTGATTTAGAAGGGCTGCAAGCAGAGTTAGCAGGGAGAGAGCTCCATCGGACAAGGTGCGACTCACGTTGTCGGCGGGGTGGATCTCCTTGCGGAAGAAGTCACCGAGGAAGGGGACCTTCTGTCGAGGGAGTCAGCGTTGTCATTCGAGTATGCCGTTGGTTGTTCCCGTACCTGGAGGATGTCGCGCTGCACACGGGGGATACCGttggcgaagaggaggacaCCAACGACGGCGGGGGCGCCGTAGAAGGCCAGACGGGTGCCGCTGTGACAATCGGTCAGCATCTTCTCAAGACGAAATCCACCCCTCGAACACGACTGCTCTTCCCATCTTCCAAAGCCCCTTTCGATCGTTGAAGCTCAATACTGGTCGTCTCGGTCGTGAGACCTGATCCAAGGTTTCGGAGGAACGGAAGGGAGAGACTCGGGTTCGCATTCGTGTTCTCGGCGGTAGGATCGTGCTTTAGGATCGAGCAGAATACTCACATTCTGGTGGCAGACTGAACAGTGAAGCCAGCCAGGTTAGGCTGAGAGTGGTACCTATTACCGGAGTGTTAGCCATCGTCGTTGAACCGTCTCGATCGATCTCGAATGCCGCAATTCGCTCGTAATACGCAGTCGCTCGACAATAGATGCATCGTAGATCGGGTAGAGGAGAAAGGCGTACTTAGGACCGTAGGCGCTCTTGAACTCGGCCATGCGGATGGGAGTCTGTCGAGAATCAGGTAAGCCAAACTTGCACATGGAAATTGAGACGCCGAGGGCCATTGGTTGGCAATGATTGCCCTCTGCGGAGAAGCCCAACATACGTAGGAAACCATCTTGACTCGTAGGGCGGTGGAAGCCTTGTGCGTCGTTCAATTGCTTGTCGATAGGATATTCGTCGTCGTAAAAAGAATGGCCTTGGTTGCGCGAGTTTGCCGGACGGGAAAGACCGGGTTTGTTTGGCCTCAGGCCTgaaccaagctcaagggcggCTCTGCCAATCAAAGCACGAGTTGATGACCCACCCGACTTGGGAGCTCCCACAGCCTCGCCTTGGaggctcttgttcttcttctctcgcATCCAATAATTCCTCTTGACACCTTGTCTGGCACGGATTGCGGGATGGATACCTTTATCGACCGTCGCTTTGAGCGGCTGGAAAAGGCTCTCGCCAATTTGATCGACTCGGTCACCAAATATCACCCTTCTACGTTGCATGCCCAAGAGCTCGAGGCGGCCGACAATGAGCTGAGCAAAGGCTTGGAAGAGGGTAAGTCCCTTTTAACGTTATTCCTCCTGACGCTGATGCTAACTGTATGTAGTCCAAACACACCAGAACAACTACCTACGGATTCAGCAACTCCGCGAGTCTTCAGCAGCTCTCGACGCCCAGATCCGCGACACCATCTCCAGTCTCGCAACGACGCGCAAGGACATCGTGACGACGCATGCTACTACCTTCTCAGCTGAACCCAACTACCCCATCGCCTACGAAGAACTTCTCAACTATGCTCGTCGCATCAGCAAGACCACCATGCCACCTGCGGGCACCATCAACCCCGTGTCACCCTCACCCCCTGAGGGCCAGACACCCGCAGGCCAAACACCTGGGCCCGACTCCCAAAACGCCTCCGTCATGACGCCCTCGGCGCCCCCTACATCCCAGGTCCAGAGTCCCGCCGTCATGAATGGTACACCGCAAGTGTCCCAGGAGCCCGCGACCCAGCAGACCACCACATCagccaacaccaacctccCCGAGGGGTGGACCCAGTTCTTGAATCCCTTGTCCGGCcagctcttcttcccctgGCCCCAGGAGGACAAGATCCGTGCTGGCTCCCTGGCCTCCAACCAAGTTCTCATGGAGCAAGGCATCGAACCCAAGGGCTATGATCCcgttgaggaggaagcgCGCAAGCAacgcgaggaagaggagcggaagcagaaggaggaggaggctcgcCTGGCCCAGGAAGAACGCGAGAGGAAGATTCGCGAAGACCGCGAGCGCCAGCGCATCGAGCGGGAGCGACAGAGGGAGAAGGAACAAGAGGCCTGGAGACGAGCCAGCGTTGTCGGAGGGCCATCTGGTGCTCCCGGCGAGACCAAGAGCACGGCTGGACCTCCCCAGCAAAAGGCCCAGTTCCAGTTCACCAACCTGGATGATttggatgacgacgatgacgacgattgAACCAAAAGCAAACCATAAAATTTTGATCTCTATAGAAGCTGAAAACAATAAGAGATGCCTTCCCTCACCCATAACCAACGTATTTGAATTGTACCGGGCCCGTTCCCGATCTCTTTTGCCCGTCTAAAAATGAAACAAATCTACTCCGCCGACACAACAACCTGATATCGCTACACATGCCCTGCTGCCATCATTTCTCCGGCTGACCCTTGACCGTGATCAAAGGAGTGACGCGAGGTTAAATCGCAAATTCAGACGCTGGTCGTACATGTATTGTTACAAACGCCACACTCGTCTCCCTGTCATAAGTTATCCATCGTTCAAGGCCCATTTTCAGGGTCTCTGCTGAACCTCCACTGACGCGACAGCTTAGTCGATCTTGATGGAGGAGTAAATCTTGCGGACAAACCACCAGCTTGCAAAGTAGCCAATGGAGCCTGTGCGTCATGTTAGATGTGAATAATGAATGATATTAGGACGGGCAACTTACCAGCAAGGATAAAGAAGAGGAACGAGATGAGGGCACTGTAGCCGATGTAGAGGACAGTACCAGCAAGACCAcccagcttgaccttggtgacAAGGTACAGCAGGCAGTTGAGGAAGATGTAGCCACCGCTCATGCCGGCAGCGAGGAAAGACCTCCACTGCCAGTTATAGTTCTCCGAGCAAAGCAGGAAGTAGACCATGAGAATGGTGACGGCGGCGCAAACGACAATCATGAGACCATAGCAAAGGAACAGGAAACCGAACATGTAGTAAATCCTGCTGAACCAGATAGAGCTGATGATGAAGTACAGCTCGACAAAGATGGCACCGAAGGGAAGGAGACCCACGATGAGCATGCTGGGAATGGGCTTGAGATAGGTGCTCACAGGAGGAATCTGTCGAGGAATCTGGTTGGTGCGGACAGGGGGCTCGAAACCAGGGGCGCGGAAACCAAGCCAGGAGCCAGCAACCGATAgagggatggagatgatgaaccAGATGGCGACGAGAACAAGCATGGTGGTGAAAGGAACCGCACCCGATGACTGCTTAGCCCAAAGGAAGAGGTCCAGAAGGAAGAAGCAGGAAAAGACGATTCCGGGAACCAGGAGAGGAGTCAAGGCGATGTTGAGCTTCCAAGCCTCGCCCTGCCAGGCCTTGTAAGTTCGGGCCGAGACGTAACCACCAACGAAGCCAAGGACAGTGTAGAGGAGAATCATGATGGTGCCGAGAGAGCCACGGTTGGAGGGAGACAGGAATCCAAGCAGGGCAAACAGAATAGTGCAGCCCGTCATGCAGAAGAGCTGAACACCGTTACCCGCGAGGATGGAcaggagaagagggcgaggagggggTCGGAAGACATCGCCATGAACCAGCTTCCAGCCAGAATCCTCCTGAACACCATCCTCAACGACCGAGGTGCCACCAAAATCGTCGAGGTCGATCTGGTCAAGCCGGTTATAACGCGCAatgtccttcttgagggcTCGAACCAGGATCGACATGACAGTcaggacgaggatgacgacaatAATAGCAGTGTCGATAAGCCAGAACCAGTGAATCTTGGGGTCGAAGACGTGCAGATACTTGTCCCAACGCGTAGCCCAGGCGGTATCGGACTTGCGCCAGTAAACACTGTAGCTGAAGGCAACCGTTTTCTCCTTGCCATTGAACACGATGGGCTGGTGGTTACCACAGTCCGCCTTGCCTCCGTACTCCTTGGAGCTGGGCTCCACGACAACGCCGACAACACGGCGCTGGCTAGCATCGTTGTTAACCTCGTGGTACTCGACCCAGATCTCGTAGtggttgttgaagaggatgTTGTCGCTCTCGTCGTCCTGGCCGAGCAAGAAGCCAGAGCTGTAAAAGGTAGTGCCCGTCAACTGGTCCTTAATCTGCTGACCAGCAGGGAGGCCGTCGACCAGCCAGTTCAAGCTGTAACCCTGCTCGATACGGCTCTTGACGAAGGTGATGGACTTTTCGGGGTACGTCGTCTCGCAAAGGGGCTTACAGGTCTCGTTCTTGCCCATGATAAGCTCGAAGGGGGAGGTCATGATTCGGTCTCCGAAGAGAATGCTGCCTAGACTCTCTGACACATATTGAGGTCCACCTTCGGGCTGACAAAATTGGAACGCGGGATGGTAGTAGTCGTACGAGACAACCGAGTGCAGACGAGCATCTTGAGGCGCGGCGACGGGCTTGATGCTGTTGACGTAGAGAGGGACCTTGTCTCCGTCCTTGTACGTGGTCGGGGCGACACCGGGGAGGtagaaggccgaggccagTTGGGGAACCGCTAGAAGCGAGGTAAGAAGCGCCGTTGAAGGCGCAAAGTCTCTGAAATGCATCTTGAAGGGTTGGTCATGCGCAAACAGGCGTAAATCTAATGGAACGAGCGTTGCGAAAGATAGATGCTAGATGTCGAGTCCAGGTTGGAGCTGACGACAATGCGCGGATCGGGATTCCGCGACAGCGAGGGAGGAAAATGCAAGACCAGATAGTCTGCTAACAAGAGGCTCAAGAGCTCTTGCTTCGACTGCCGGTCGTTGATACGATGGATATTGTGGTGAATCAAGCCAGCGGAAAAGCTGCACGAGTTAGACGCCAACTCAGGGAGCTTCGAGGCCACTTTGGACTTCAGGTCCCTATTATCTGGCCAAGTTCCAGACAAACAGCTCGGCGCCTCGCTTAGTCAGGAGATAAGTCCGGAAGATCCCCTTGCCGGGACGGGGATCGGCAGCAAGCGAGAGCAGGTGTGGTGTGGCGTAAAGTGGCTAGTGTGACAGGCCTGCAGATTCTCCAACATGGCCCCGCTAAAAAGTTGAAGCAGCCAAAACTTTTTGACGAGACATCCAACCTCGCGTCTACGTCTCGGACACATACAGCAAGATGGCGGCCCCAACGACATTACCAGCGCTGCTGACCTCGCTGACGCAGTCGCTTTCTTCTGCGCTCGAGGTCACCCCCAAAATCGCCGCCATTGAACACCAAAAGGACGgcatctccctcctcgacgtAAAGAACGAACTGCTCCTTTCCTACCTACAAAACCTCGTCTTCTTGATTCTCCTCAAGCTACGCAACTCCAAGTCGGATGCTGAAAAGTCAGACGAAGATGATTCCGAGCTGGACGAATCCGTGCGATCAAAACTGGTGGAGCTGCGTCTGTACCTGGAGAGGGGAGCCCGACCACTAGAGGAGAAGCTGCGCTATTCTATCGACCGATTCCTTCGAACAGCCGACGATGTGGAGCGTGAGAGAAAGGCAGCCGAGATGGAACAGAAGGAGTCTGGATCTGAAGACGATTCTGAGGAGGAttctgaggaggagagcgagaCCGAGGCTATCTCCCGTAAACCTGGCGAACTTTCAGCAGCACCCAAATTCGGAGCTCTGGTTAGCGATGTTGCGACCGAGAAGTCGCGCGATGGAGGAGCGCCAGGTGTTTACCGTCCTCCCAGGCGAGAACGCCAGGTCATGGACGCCCCTCAGCGTCGCGACAAGTCAGACAGGCGCGCCATCAAGTCGCATACTATGGAAGAGTTTGTTGCTTCAGAGCTttcttctgctcctctgGCCCAGCCCAGCATTGGTACGACCATTGTCCAGGGTGGTcgcaagatgaagacggaTGCCGAGCgaaaggaggaggcggagcgCCGAGAGTACGAAGAGACCAACTTTACCCGTCTCcccaaggagagcaagaaggaACGAGCAAAGAAGGCGAAGCAGTCTGGTCGCAGCAATCGCATGCAGTTTGGTGGCGAGGAATGGCACAATCTTGGAGAGGGTGTTGACCGCATTGACCGTCTCACCAAGCGCAAGCAATCGGGCGGTGGTGTTCGTGCGCTCCTGGACAAGAGCCGAAAGCGCGGCATTGACACTACGGATGGACCTCGTGGTAGCGGCATGGGACCTGGGATTGGAGAGAGGTTTAACAAGAGGGTCAAGGTGTTGGAGggaggacgacgagaccGCGGCAAGGGTGGCCGTTAGAGGATTGAACATTATAGAGCATTTTCTTGGGCGACTGCATGGGTTGATTTGGGCTCGTCTTGCTTGAACTACCTACCATactggcgatgatggtgtcAAGTACTGGATGAGAATAATGTTGTAGAGCTAAAAGCCAACTGGTCTCTGCTTGTTGAAAGTCGAGTAAACGGTTAAAAAGTTGAATAGATTGAGAGGAGTTGCCGAGAAATCCATCTTGACGGCCATAAAAAAGATTCATGTCTAACCCAGGGACCCTTCATGATGGGATGTCGCGATAAGATAAGGCCCAAACTTTGGCGGGGGACGAGCTTTGGAAATTTCTCCGGCGCCCCTCCAACGTTGAATATGACCAACT
This window encodes:
- a CDS encoding Transmembrane 9 superfamily member; translation: MHFRDFAPSTALLTSLLAVPQLASAFYLPGVAPTTYKDGDKVPLYVNSIKPVAAPQDARLHSVVSYDYYHPAFQFCQPEGGPQYVSESLGSILFGDRIMTSPFELIMGKNETCKPLCETTYPEKSITFVKSRIEQGYSLNWLVDGLPAGQQIKDQLTGTTFYSSGFLLGQDDESDNILFNNHYEIWVEYHEVNNDASQRRVVGVVVEPSSKEYGGKADCGNHQPIVFNGKEKTVAFSYSVYWRKSDTAWATRWDKYLHVFDPKIHWFWLIDTAIIVVILVLTVMSILVRALKKDIARYNRLDQIDLDDFGGTSVVEDGVQEDSGWKLVHGDVFRPPPRPLLLSILAGNGVQLFCMTGCTILFALLGFLSPSNRGSLGTIMILLYTVLGFVGGYVSARTYKAWQGEAWKLNIALTPLLVPGIVFSCFFLLDLFLWAKQSSGAVPFTTMLVLVAIWFIISIPLSVAGSWLGFRAPGFEPPVRTNQIPRQIPPVSTYLKPIPSMLIVGLLPFGAIFVELYFIISSIWFSRIYYMFGFLFLCYGLMIVVCAAVTILMVYFLLCSENYNWQWRSFLAAGMSGGYIFLNCLLYLVTKVKLGGLAGTVLYIGYSALISFLFFILAGSIGYFASWWFVRKIYSSIKID
- a CDS encoding Dol-P-Glc:Glc(2)Man(9)GlcNAc(2)-PP-Dol alpha-1,2-glucosyltransferase, coding for MEPQSLSFWTASSGLVVLPVFFCVLSKSKGTLTWLAGLLPFVLAALCFSWLYIVSAIVPEPYLDEVFHIPQAQKYCEGKFLEWDDKITTPPGLYLLSLLIPGVVRPNGSLGGYVCDASSLRATNAIALMFLTYLALQCRHQIECRLYEAHSSIRLRVHSQYALHTAFNIALFPLLFFFSGLYYTDVASTAAVLVAYLNHLNRLGRDQSSPLNDILTVVLGVFTLFFRQTNVFWVVVYMGGLEAVHAIKTLRPERVDQPFMSSLVEQVKYYLWRYSLGDIHDPPLNLLWPDEVIFCVLSLGIAALCNPIRVIRQIWPYVAVLAAFGSFVFWNGGVVLGDKSNHVATIHLPQMLYIWPFFGFFSLPLLVPCALPFINALIRVIPRKSPSSTATPAVGTGRVGKGSKSRSSGSSKIKTPTRASGTGAPDTTPPALSAPLQMADFIFNSKILWPIYILATILLSIAVVRYNTIIHPFTLADNRHYMFYIFRYTIRRASWIRYALIVPYTVARWMTWDVMAGCSPMFFIGSRNTCSFRYMVSDEAPFMSNPFWIRRGASARQTDAPFPAAIEETSPGARAEERELNQALEDDPLLASVEPACTSTGLIFLLATTLSLMTAPLVEPRYFIIPWVMWRLLLPAWRLHNHEPNGLVGMLMLSKLRPVVMAFRHYDVRLILETGWFIAINVVTGYIFLCKPYLWKAEDGTLLDEGRLQRFMW
- a CDS encoding Mediator of RNA polymerase II transcription subunit 4, with product MDTFIDRRFERLEKALANLIDSVTKYHPSTLHAQELEAADNELSKGLEEVQTHQNNYLRIQQLRESSAALDAQIRDTISSLATTRKDIVTTHATTFSAEPNYPIAYEELLNYARRISKTTMPPAGTINPVSPSPPEGQTPAGQTPGPDSQNASVMTPSAPPTSQVQSPAVMNGTPQVSQEPATQQTTTSANTNLPEGWTQFLNPLSGQLFFPWPQEDKIRAGSLASNQVLMEQGIEPKGYDPVEEEARKQREEEERKQKEEEARLAQEERERKIREDRERQRIERERQREKEQEAWRRASVVGGPSGAPGETKSTAGPPQQKAQFQFTNLDDLDDDDDDD